Within Enterobacter sp. RHBSTW-00175, the genomic segment GCAGGCTCACGACATCACTCATGTTCAGCAGGTCAGACAGGTGTTGAACCTGGGTAGCATTCCCCAGCGGCAGCTTGCTTTCGATATCGTAGAAGAAGACGTTCATACCGAGGGATTCAGCAAGAATACCCAGCTGCGTACCGATATGGCCGTAACCGATGATACCCAGTTTTTTGCCACGCGCTTCGAAAGAGCCGGACGCCAGTTTATTCCACACACCGCGGTGTGCTTTGGCGTTCGCTTCAGGAATACCGCGCAGCAGCAGCAGCAGTTCGCCAATCACCAGCTCCGCAACAGAACGGGTGTTAGAGAACGGTGCGTTAAAGACAGGAATACCGCGCTTTGCAGCTGCATTCAGGTCAACCTGGTTGGTGCCGATGCAGAAGCAACCAATGGCCACCAGCTTTTCCGCCGCAGCGATAACGTCTTCAGTCAGGTGAGTACGGGATCGCAGGCCAATGAAGTGGGCATCACGGATGGACGCTTTCAGCTCTTCAGTATCCAGCGCGCCTTTGTGAAATTCGATGTTGGTGTAGCCTGCTGCACGAAGGTTATCGAGTGCTTTTTGGTGCACGCCTTCTACTAGCAGGAATTTAATCTTGTCTTTCTCCAGTGATACCTTTGCCATTTCCCCGACCCTGTTTTTGTCTGAACTGATGTTGTGCTGGATTTGAATCCGCTGTAGCCAACATATCAAAAAAAACTATTGCAGCAATATGAACGTTTGCGTCGGCACTCTGAAGAAAAGTCATACAGGGCAAAATGGCAGAGGAAAATGCTGCATAAGTTTACGAAAGTGGCAGGATCGGCAAAAGAGGCGCAAAAACGTGACACAAGTCACCGAATTTAGCTTTTCAAAAATTTTTTAGCGGGGGGAGACTTCCCCCCGTCAGATCATTTTACGATGGTTTTCACGCCGTCAGCCGTACCGATCAGCGCAACATCCGCGCCACGGTTGGCAAATAACCCTACGGTGACTACGCCTGGAAGGCCATTAATGGCATTTTCCAGGGCAATGGCATCCAGAATTTCCAGACCGTGCACATCCAGGATCACGTTACCGTTGTCAGTCACAACACCCTGACGGTATTCCGGGCGGCCACCCAGCTTCACCAGTTCGCGCGCCACTGCGCTGCGCGCCATTGGGATCACTTCTACCGGCAGCGGGAATTTACCCAGAATATCAACCTGCTTAGAGGCATCCGCGATACAGATAAATTTATCCGCAACAGAAGCGATGATCTTCTCACGCGTCAGCGCTGCGCCGCCGCCTTTGATCATCTGCATGTGGCCGTTGATCTCATCAGCGCCATCAACGTAGATCCCCAGGCGATCCACTTCGTTCAGGTCAAAAACGGTAATGCCAAGGCTTTTCAGCTTTTCCGTGGAAGCATCGGAGCTGGATACTGCGCCCTCGATCTGCCCTTTCATCGTGCCCAGCGCATCGATAAAGTGCGCCGCCGTAGAGCCCGTGCCGACACCAACAATTGTTCCTGGTTGCACGTACTGGAGAGCGGCCCATCCTACTGCTTTTTTCAGTTCATCCTGCGTCATGATCTTTTTGCCTGTGGTGTGAAAACTCAGGGCGCATTATAGAACACGTAAGCAGGAAATGTCCCTGTGACCACCATCACATAACCGCGCAAAGCCCTGACAGATCCGATGTGGGTGCATTTCGTCTGTATCAAACGTAAATTTGTGTCATAGTGCTGAATAAGCACATTTCAGGAGTAAGCCAGAGCAATGAAACGTCCGGACTACAGAACACTACAGGCACTTGATGCGGTTATTCGTGAACGAGGTTTTGAGCGCGCGGCGCAAAAGCTGTGCATCACTCAATCCGCCGTATCACAACGTATCAAACAGCTTGAAAACATGTTCGGGCAGCCGCTGCTGGTGCGTACCGTACCCCCTCGCCCAACGGAACAAGGTCAAAAGCTCCTTGCCCTGTTGCGCCAGGTTGAACTGCTGGAAGATGAATGGCTGGGTGACGAACAGACCGGCTCCACGCCACTGCTGCTGTCGCTGGCGGTGAACGCCGACAGCCTGGCAACCTGGCTGCTGCCCGCTCTTGCCCCGGTACTGGCCGACTCCCCTATTCGCCTGAATTTACAGGTAGAAGATGAAACCCGTACCCAGGAACGCCTGCGCCGCGGCGAAGTGGTGGGTGCCGTCAGTATTCAGCCGCAAGCGCTGCCAAGCTGCCTTGTGGATCAGCTCGGTGCGCTGGATTACCTGTTTGTGGGTTCGAAGGCTTTCGCAGAACGCTATTTCCCGAATGGCGTTACCCGTGCAGCGCTGCTTAAAGCCCCTGCCGTTGCGTTCGACCATCTTGATGATATGCATCAGGCCTTCCTGCAACAAAACTTCGACCTGCCGCCTGGCAGCGTGCCGTGCCACATTGTGAACTCATCTGAAGCCTTTGTGCAGCTTGCGCGTCAGGGAACCACCTGCTGCATGATCCCGCATCTGCAAATTGAGAAAGAGTTAAAAAGCGGTGAGCTTATCGATTTAACGCCGGGGCTGTACCAGCGCCGGATGCTCTACTGGCATCGTTTTGCACCCGAGAGCCGCATGATGCGCAACGTGACAGATGCACTGCTGGCATTTGGGCATAAGGTATTAAGACAGGATTAAAAAGAAAAAGCCGGGTGGCGGCTACGCCTTACCCGGCCTACTGGTTTACTGAGCGGATTTTTGAGCGGGTTCCAGCTCAAACACCACATCAACCTGATCGTCGAACTGGATAGTCGGCTGCTCGTAAGTTTCCTGAGCAGAAACCGGCGCAGCATCGGCCTTCATCATCCGAACCATCGGGCTTGGCTGGTAGTTAGAGACGTGGTAACGCACGCTATACACCGGGCCGAGTTTGCTGTTAAAGCCTGAAGCCAGCTGCTGCGCCTGATGGATTGCATCATCAATGGCCGCTTTGCGCGCTTCGTCTTTGTATTTTTCAGGTTGCGCAACGCCCAGTGAGACAGAACGAATTTCGTTCAGACCCGCTTTCAGCGCGCCATCCAGTAATGAATTGAGCTTATCGAGCTGGCGCAGCGTGACCTCAACGGTACGCACCGCGCGATAGCCTTTCAGAATACTTTTGCCGTTCTGGTAGTCGTAATCAGGCTGAGTGCGCAGGTTTGCGGAGTTGATATCCTTTTTCGCGACACCATTCTGTTCGAGGAAGGAGAGATATTGCGCAACACGATCGTCTGCCTGTTTTTTGGCAGAAGCGGCATCTTTTGCGGCCACATTCACTTCGATTGCCAACGTTGCCACATCCGGGACGGCATCCACACTTGCCGTGCCTGAAGTCACAATGTGCGGGCCAGCAGGCAATTCATTCGCCTGAACCGACACCGCGCCTAAACTTACTAATGCCGCCAGGGCCATCACTTTAAACTTCACTGTCATTCCTCCATGTTGCGAAGAGTGCCCTATCAACAGAGCACATGCCAGCAAGCTTAGCGGGTCTTATTCAGTTGTCCATAAGACAACACTTAGTTGAGTAAACCCTGTACATGTTGAACACCGTCTTTTGCCAGCTGGAAAGCGATAAACCACATAACGACACCCACAAGCGTGTTAATGATCCGCTGTGCTTTCGCCGTGCGCAGACGGGGAGCCAGCCAGGCCGCCAGTATCGCCAGGCCGAAGAACCACAAGAAAGAGGCGCTGACCGTGCCAAGTGCAAACCAACGTTTTGGTTCGACATCCAGTTGCCCGCCAAGACTTCCCAGGACGACAAAGGTATCGAGATACACATGCGGGTTAAGCCAGGTGACTGCCAGCATGGTGACGATAATCTTCCATCGCCCCTGTTTCATGACCTCTGCCGTGGCTAATTCAAGATTGCTACTCATGGCGGTTTTCAGCGCACCAAAACCGTACCACAGCAGAAACGCCACGCCACCCCAGGTGACCAGCGCCAGCAACCAGGGCGACTGCATCAGTAGTGCGCTACCACCAAAAATCCCGGCGCAAATCAGCAGCAAATCACTTATCGCGCACAGCAGCGCAATCATCAGATGGTACTGACGGCGAATTCCCTGATTCATCACAAATGCATTCTGGGGGCCGAGTGGAAGGATCATGGCCGCGCCTAACGCAAGACCTTGAAAATAATAGGATAACATGACGAAAATCTCACAGAGTTGTCTTGGGGACAGACTATACTGCGAGAGCGACATTAGAGGAAATTGATAATAT encodes:
- the serA gene encoding phosphoglycerate dehydrogenase, whose amino-acid sequence is MAKVSLEKDKIKFLLVEGVHQKALDNLRAAGYTNIEFHKGALDTEELKASIRDAHFIGLRSRTHLTEDVIAAAEKLVAIGCFCIGTNQVDLNAAAKRGIPVFNAPFSNTRSVAELVIGELLLLLRGIPEANAKAHRGVWNKLASGSFEARGKKLGIIGYGHIGTQLGILAESLGMNVFFYDIESKLPLGNATQVQHLSDLLNMSDVVSLHVPENASTKNMMGAEELALMKPGSLLINAARGTVVDIPALCDALKRKHLAGAAIDVFPTEPATNSDPFTSPLCEFDNVILTPHIGGSTQEAQENIGLEVAGKLSKYSDNGSTLSAVNFPEVSLPLHGGRRLLHIHENRPGVLTAINQIFAEQGVNIAAQYLQTNSQMGYVVIDIEADEDVAEKALLSMKALPGTIRARLLY
- the rpiA gene encoding ribose-5-phosphate isomerase RpiA, whose product is MTQDELKKAVGWAALQYVQPGTIVGVGTGSTAAHFIDALGTMKGQIEGAVSSSDASTEKLKSLGITVFDLNEVDRLGIYVDGADEINGHMQMIKGGGAALTREKIIASVADKFICIADASKQVDILGKFPLPVEVIPMARSAVARELVKLGGRPEYRQGVVTDNGNVILDVHGLEILDAIALENAINGLPGVVTVGLFANRGADVALIGTADGVKTIVK
- the argP gene encoding DNA-binding transcriptional regulator ArgP — translated: MKRPDYRTLQALDAVIRERGFERAAQKLCITQSAVSQRIKQLENMFGQPLLVRTVPPRPTEQGQKLLALLRQVELLEDEWLGDEQTGSTPLLLSLAVNADSLATWLLPALAPVLADSPIRLNLQVEDETRTQERLRRGEVVGAVSIQPQALPSCLVDQLGALDYLFVGSKAFAERYFPNGVTRAALLKAPAVAFDHLDDMHQAFLQQNFDLPPGSVPCHIVNSSEAFVQLARQGTTCCMIPHLQIEKELKSGELIDLTPGLYQRRMLYWHRFAPESRMMRNVTDALLAFGHKVLRQD
- a CDS encoding oxidative stress defense protein — translated: MKFKVMALAALVSLGAVSVQANELPAGPHIVTSGTASVDAVPDVATLAIEVNVAAKDAASAKKQADDRVAQYLSFLEQNGVAKKDINSANLRTQPDYDYQNGKSILKGYRAVRTVEVTLRQLDKLNSLLDGALKAGLNEIRSVSLGVAQPEKYKDEARKAAIDDAIHQAQQLASGFNSKLGPVYSVRYHVSNYQPSPMVRMMKADAAPVSAQETYEQPTIQFDDQVDVVFELEPAQKSAQ
- the argO gene encoding arginine exporter ArgO gives rise to the protein MLSYYFQGLALGAAMILPLGPQNAFVMNQGIRRQYHLMIALLCAISDLLLICAGIFGGSALLMQSPWLLALVTWGGVAFLLWYGFGALKTAMSSNLELATAEVMKQGRWKIIVTMLAVTWLNPHVYLDTFVVLGSLGGQLDVEPKRWFALGTVSASFLWFFGLAILAAWLAPRLRTAKAQRIINTLVGVVMWFIAFQLAKDGVQHVQGLLN